A stretch of the Gossypium hirsutum isolate 1008001.06 chromosome D07, Gossypium_hirsutum_v2.1, whole genome shotgun sequence genome encodes the following:
- the LOC107958583 gene encoding uncharacterized protein → MGKLSHDLHIQHFSHPHLLELTNIQALNLNPCSACKLQSSGWMYTCRPCNFTLHTSCSQLPHLITHPAHPGHSLSLLPAPAYPVGYFNCDACGQRGHGFNYHCNQCDFDIHSVCASKPLSIHCHSHPCQLQLFFYPPYQTKGFSCDVCHQIGSNHWLYRCSICEFDVHMSCVNTAASIYKGTTRQGNVQFQAWDSFAGSAQSNLQYRNGGAPMNCQYQNNGAAAGNGLMGVAVQGFVEGAAQQVGQNLVQSLMGGGGDSNNGGDNNSSSSSSSASMVDVGSSLLSGVFGNS, encoded by the coding sequence ATGGGAAAGCTAAGCCATGATTTACACATCCAGCACTTTAGTCATCCCCATCTGCTAGAGCTAACAAATATTCAAGCCCTTAACCTCAACCCATGTTCAGCCTGCAAGCTCCAATCCTCTGGATGGATGTACACTTGCAGACCCTGCAACTTCACCCTCCACACTTCATGCAGTCAACTGCCTCATTTGATCACTCATCCAGCCCATCCCGGCCACTCCCTCAGCCTCCTTCCGGCACCAGCTTACCCTGTTGGGTATTTCAACTGTGATGCTTGTGGTCAACGGGGCCATGGATTCAACTACCATTGTAACCAGTGTGACTTTGATATCCACTCCGTATGTGCTTCTAAGCCATTGTCTATCCACTGCCATTCCCATCCTTGCCAGCTTCAACTCTTCTTTTACCCTCCTTATCAAACCAAAGGTTTCTCTTGTGATGTCTGCCACCAGATCGGGTCGAATCATTGGCTTTATCGGTGTAGTATTTGTGAATTTGATGTTCATATGAGTTGTGTTAACACTGCTGCAAGTATATATAAAGGCACAACCAGACAAGGAAATGTTCAGTTTCAAGCATGGGATTCGTTTGCAGGGTCAGCTCAAAGCAATTTGCAGTACAGAAATGGAGGTGCACCAATGAACTGTCAATACCAAAACAATGGAGCAGCGGCGGGGAATGGTTTGATGGGAGTTGCGGTTCAAGGGTTTGTAGAAGGAGCAGCTCAACAAGTCGGTCAGAATTTGGTGCAGAGTTTGATGGGTGGTGGTGGTGATTCCAACAATGGTGGTGATAAtaactcttcttcttcttcttcttctgcaTCAATGGTTGATGTTGGGTCTTCTCTTTTGAGTGGCGTGTTTGGGAATTCTTGA
- the LOC107958584 gene encoding ankyrin repeat domain-containing protein EMB506, chloroplastic, translating into MATFSPFSLPLHLIPNTHFNTHKSLSFCPKSTHLQTKVCTFSSKNLALFFKKRKTVCGTWKLNSAEEEAAALPVSPTSTLRMYFQSLGNSGGTFSRPFVVNSSSSTASLNTHQGIWEDPDDGSGSEHDDDEEEVEENDGSDFQQGNPVGVVDNHTVNQYEEDLVKEVEQLLGPEEKAILQQNASPNLRKISTDKWKPLQTLALSLQIHSMDKLLEDGLNIDEVDKDGHTALHKAIIGKREAVISHLLRKGANPHVKDKDGATPLHYAVHVGALQTVKLLLKYDVDVNVADQDGWTPLHVAVQSRNRDIAKILLINGADKTRKNKDGKTALDLSLCYGKDFKSYDLAKLMKILPVDRCL; encoded by the exons ATGGCAACTTTCTCGCCATTTTCACTTCCTTTACATTTAATCCCCAATACCCATTTCAACACTCACAAAAGCCTCTCCTTTTGTCCAAAGTCTACCCATTTACAGACCAAAGTTTGCACCTTTTCTTCCAAAAACTTAGCCTTATTCTTCAAAAAGAGAAAAACCGTTTGTGGGACTTGGAAACTGAATTCTGCTGAAGAAGAAGCAGCAGCTCTTCCTGTCTCTCCTACATCCACTCTCAGAATGTACTTCCAG AGTTTGGGCAATTCGGGTGGAACCTTTTCAAGGCCATTTGTGGTTAATTCAAGTTCTTCAACCGCTTCTTTAAATACCCATCAAGGAATCTGGGAAGACCCAGATGATGGAAGTGGAAGTGAacatgatgatgatgaagaagaagtgGAAGAGAATGATGGGTCTGATTTTCAACAAGGAAATCCTGTTGGAGTTGTTGATAACCATACAGTGAATCAGTATGAGGAAGATCTTGTCAAAG AGGTTGAGCAGCTTTTGGGACCCGAAGAAAAAGCAATTCTGCAGCAGAATGCCTCTCCTAACTTGAGAAAGATCTCTACT GACAAATGGAAGCCACTTCAAACTCTTGCGCTATCATTGCAGATACATTCTATGGATAAGCTACTTGAAGATGGGCTAAACATCGATGAGGTGGATAAG GATGGTCACACTGCTCTTCATAAGGCAATTATTGGTAAAAGGGAGGCTGTAATCAGTCATCTCTTACGAAAAGGTGCAAATCCACATGTCAAAGATAAG GATGGTGCTACCCCACTTCATTACGCCGTTCACGTTGGTGCTTTGCAAACTGTCAAATTATTGCTGAAGTACGATGTAGATGTCAATGTTGCTGATCAA GATGGATGGACCCCATTGCATGTTGCTGTTCAAAGTAGAAATAGAGatatagctaaaattttgttgATCAATGGTGCAGATAAGACCCGAAAAAACAAG GATGGGAAAACTGCCTTGGATTTAAGCTTGTGTTATGGGAAGGACTTCAAGTCGTATGACCTTGCTAAGTTAATGAAGATACTGCCAGTTGATAGGTGTCTTTGA